One Ursus arctos isolate Adak ecotype North America unplaced genomic scaffold, UrsArc2.0 scaffold_39, whole genome shotgun sequence DNA segment encodes these proteins:
- the LOC125282341 gene encoding guanine nucleotide-binding protein G(olf) subunit alpha-like isoform X1 translates to MGCLGNSKTAEDQGADEKERREANKKIEKQLQKERLAYKATHRLLLLGAGESGKSTIVKQMRILHVNGFNPEEKKQKILDIRKNVKDAIVTIVSAMSTIIPPVPLANPENQFRSDYIKSIAPITDFEYSQTPCPGLC, encoded by the exons ATGGGGTGTTTGGGCAACAGCAAGACGGCAGAAGACCAGGGCGCCGATGAAAAAGAACGACGCGAGGCCAACAAGAAGATCGAGAAGCAGTTGCAGAAGGAGCGTCTGGCTTACAAAGCGACTCACCGCCTGCTGCTACTGG GGGCTGGCGAGTCTGGGAAGAGTACTATTGTCAAACAAATGAGGATCCTGCATGTCAATGGATTTAATCCTGA ggaaaagaaacagaaaattctggacatcaggaaaaatgttaaagatgCTATTGtg aCAATTGTTTCAGCGATGAGTACTATCATACCTCCAGTTCCACTGGCCAACCCAGAAAACCAATTTCGATCAGACTATATCAAGAGTATAGCTCCTATCACCGACTTTGAATATTCCCAG